In one window of Fusobacterium sp. DNA:
- the rsgA gene encoding ribosome small subunit-dependent GTPase A produces the protein MNNYRVISVGKNIYKISNGIEEINSVITGKMILEKLFPVVGDYVAVSEEKQIIDILPRKTKLSRKAAGKDMREQVIVSNVDYIFIVTSLNNDFNIKRLERYLTLVYDSGAAPAFILTKADLEDNISEKISELESIAFGVPIHIVSSYEDKGIEELKDYLKDGSTVALIGSSGVGKSTLINKLIGGDTIKTFDIRKSDSKGRHTTTSREIFKVENGFIIDTPGMRELQIWNGDTDTAFKDIEEFALQCKFADCTHTSEPHCAVIKAIETGELSQERLENYFKLKKEIINTQNKILHGYKFMEKEKVKNMMGSLSTRKKLKKK, from the coding sequence ATGAATAATTATAGAGTTATATCTGTAGGAAAAAATATATACAAAATTTCAAATGGAATTGAAGAAATCAATTCTGTTATAACAGGAAAAATGATACTGGAAAAATTATTTCCAGTAGTTGGAGATTATGTTGCTGTCAGTGAAGAAAAGCAAATAATTGATATACTTCCCAGAAAAACGAAACTATCCAGAAAAGCTGCTGGAAAAGATATGAGAGAACAGGTTATAGTCAGTAATGTTGACTATATTTTTATAGTTACTTCTCTAAATAATGATTTTAATATAAAAAGACTGGAAAGATATCTTACTTTAGTATATGATTCTGGTGCTGCTCCAGCTTTTATTTTAACTAAAGCTGACTTGGAAGATAATATTTCTGAAAAAATATCTGAACTGGAATCTATTGCTTTTGGTGTTCCTATTCACATAGTTTCATCTTATGAGGATAAAGGTATTGAGGAACTAAAAGATTATTTGAAAGATGGTTCTACAGTTGCTTTAATAGGCTCTTCTGGAGTTGGAAAATCAACCCTCATCAACAAACTTATTGGGGGAGATACCATTAAAACTTTCGATATTAGAAAATCTGACTCTAAGGGAAGACATACTACTACAAGCAGAGAGATATTTAAAGTTGAAAATGGTTTCATAATTGATACTCCTGGTATGAGAGAGCTTCAAATATGGAATGGAGATACTGATACTGCATTTAAAGATATTGAAGAATTTGCCCTGCAATGCAAATTTGCTGATTGTACTCATACTTCTGAACCTCATTGTGCTGTCATCAAAGCTATTGAGACTGGAGAACTTTCACAAGAAAGATTAGAAAACTATTTCAAATTGAAAAAAGAAATAATCAATACTCAAAATAAAATCTTACATGGGTATAAATTTATGGAAAAAGAAAAAGTAAAAAATATGATGGGATCTTTAAGTACAAGAAAAAAGCTTAAGAAAAAATAG